A single genomic interval of Oryza sativa Japonica Group chromosome 7, ASM3414082v1 harbors:
- the LOC4342890 gene encoding uncharacterized protein — translation MEEVNPSATAHSGNSVTSSGRRARGPTRMPSGMYTITAVDEDGNPTSPKSALTPYSNAIGVIARDDIPIKYRHWKKADVDELEWTVPNRYKDLAWERLKRTFQFPEGSEQRAKDRALQRMSVSFKKWKSDLASKFIRKGLTPNFEDNNYRRIRLFWDDFVAYRASEEAKEISERNQANSAKNLYPHRLGPSGYAKNVDKWREREDELLEKGIEIETKDWSQRAKNYQYARGATLSDIGELVHKGPREQEVTQRLHDAHQKSSEGSFVPNREKDELTLALQNDEHPGRTRGVGLVPWREGFTEDGHRYRSRRYKNSGDQSEEIRQLKDQMALIMARLDSQDRGDAGRVISPGGRKSSCASTKVPQEPDMARYPVDDITVRTACRLHVPLQNITQEVARGMAHPVMEGGKIHSNLIPSGYSRVEVGDVPSRYRAVQLDFAPEKGINTLGEAVHNIILWRKRFIVFPSGDSDDEPSDDGSSSEGLSVSPRRMPTPPPLPRKSQSPPPAQRKSPSPPPAEHHRLASSDPPKKRGRLCKTSQMFEPPSLKKTKKAPLPNMSEPTLKEKKKEAANVKVPVAIQDHFIRMARPPAPLVPISNFRRTIRKKKLQEFSKEEFETSKTMQDFLEGARLNSLFDVRNIANAPLAAQYKLGHSLTTDEYRNIVGNCTQMRRVEEWYLQMAKEGKEMFPVFYRDEDFHHCDGIFWVPFKELFQLYNLMELDLSLIQLWTLMAALECRTTHGKLGFLDPQIINSRNIDQLGDKSEQAVVDYVPHWILLVIHLNDSKIVVFDGLRTPQAKFQSVIDTLNKALVRYKKKCIRHAPRANTFRVWAHPYCLRQDPGTSTCGFYLMRFMSIFMEDNNWNIMDAKKLKLPTSKLLPHACFGLAEQLCGFIFNHIISSDGAYNISKAPTGLVGFIEAGCPSDTLDSRSTTKEM, via the exons ATGGAG GAGGTTAATCCATCGGCCACTGCGCACTCTGGGAATAGTGTCACTTCATCGGGAAGAAGGGCTAGAGGTCCAACCAGGATGCCCTCGGGCATGTACACTATCACAGCAGTAGATGAAGATGGGAATCCTACATCTCCAAAATCGGCACTCACCCCATATTCCAATGCTATAGGTGTCATTGCTCGGGATGACATCCCCATCAAGTACCGACACTGGAAGAAAGCTGATGTAGATGAATTGGAGTGGACGGTACCAAACAGATATAAGGACCTTGCTTGGGAAAGGTTGAAGCGGACATTCCAGTTTCCTGAGGGTTCAGAACAACGCGCAAAGGACAGGGCCCTTCAGAGGATGTCAGTTAGCTTTAAGAAATGGAAGTCGGACCTTGCCAGCAAGTTTATAAGGAAGGGCCTGACACCAAATTTTGAAGACAATAATTATCGAAGGATCCGCCTTTTCTGGGATGACTTTGTGGCCTACAGAGCATCAGAAGAGGCAAAGGAGATTAGTGAAAGGAACCAAGCCAATTCGGCCAAAAATCTGTACCCTCACCGTCTCGGCCCTAGCGGATATGCTAAGAATGTAGACAAATGGCGAGAGAGGGAAGATGAGCTGCTGGAAAAGGGAATCGAGATCGAGACGAAGGATTGGAGCCAACGGGCCAAGAATTACCAATACGCTCGAGGGGCAACACTTTCGGATATAGGTGAGTTGGTACACAAGGGTCCACGAGAGCAAGAAGTGACACAGAGGCTCCACGATGCCCATCAAAAGTCCTCAGAGGGTTCTTTTGTTCCGAACAGGGAGAAAGATGAGCTCACACTTGCATTGCAGAATGATGAGCATCCGGGACGCACAAGAGGAGTAGGCCTAGTTCCATGGAGGGAAGGTTTTACTGAAGACGGACATAGGTACCGGTCTCGGAGATATAAGAATTCCGGAGACCAATCAGAAGAGATAAGGCAACTGAAGGATCAAATGGCACTGATAATGGCGAGGCTCGATAGTCAGGATAGAGGCGATGCTGGCCGTGTAATCAGCCCAGGTGGGAGGAAAAGCAGTTGTGCGTCAACTAAGGTTCCTCAAGAACCGGACATGGCTCGTTACCCTGTGGATGACATCACTGTACGTACTGCATGCAGGCTGCATGTGCCACTTCAAAACATCACTCAAGAGGTGGCACGCGGTATGGCACATCCCGTAATGGAGGGGGGAAAGATACACAGTAATCTGATACCAAGTGGCTACTCAAGGGTCGAAGTGGGGGACGTGCCGAGCAGATACAGGGCAGTCCAGCTTGATTTTGCTCCAGAGAAGGGAATAAACACTCTTGGAGAAGCCGTCCACAACATAATCCTGTGGCGCAAGCGTTTCATTGTCTTCCCTTCAGGAGATAGTGATGATGAGCCAAGCGATGATGGGTCTAGCTCTGAAGGGCTTTCTGTCTCCCCTCGAAGGATGCCAACTCCACCACCATTGCCACGTAAGAGCCAGTCTCCTCCACCGGCACAACGTAAGAGCCCATCTCCTCCACCAGCAGAACACCATAGGCTAGCTTCTTCAGACCCACCGAAAAAAAGGGGGCGCCTATGTAAAACATCCCAGATGTTCGAACCCCCATCTCTGAAGAAGACCAAGAAGGCGCCATTGCCTAACATGTCTGAGCCAactttgaaggaaaaaaaaaaggaggcagCAAACGTAAAAGTGCCAGTTGCAATACAGGACCACTTCATTCGCATGGCAAGACCACCTGCCCCACTAGTACCTATTTCGAACTTCCGACGCACAATCAGGAAAAAGAAATTGCAAGAATTTTCCAAGGAAGAATTTGAGACCAGCAAGACTATGCAAGATTTTCTAGAAGGTGCAAGGCTGAACAGTTTATTTGATGTACGCAATATTGCGAATGCCCCATTGGCAGCTCAGTACAAACTCGGTCATTCTTTGACTACCGATGAATATCGCAACATCGTTGGCAATTGTACTCAGATGAGGAGGGTAGAAGAGTGGTACTTACAGATGGCTAAGGAGGGTAAGGAGATGTTCCCCGTCTTTTACAGGGACGAGGACTTTCATCACTGTGATGGTATATTTTGGGTCCCATTTAAAGAACTATTTCAACTATACAATCTGATGGAGCTAGACTTATCGCTAATTCAATTATGGACATT AATGGCGGCACTTGAATGTAGAACGACACATGGCAAACTAGGATTCCTCGATCCACAAATAATCAATTCCAGAAATATTGACCAGTTAGGCGATAAGTCTGAACAAGCAGTGGTCGACTATGT GCCTCACTGGATCCTTCTTGTGATCCATTTAAACGATTCCAAGATTGTTGTCTTCGATGGACTGAGGACCCCACAAGCCAAGTTCCAATCTGTCATTGACACCCTCAATAAGGCACTTGTGAGGTATAAGAAGAAGTGTATTCGACACGCTCCGCGTGCAAATACATTCCGGGTTTGGGCCCACCCTTATTGCTTACGCCAGGATCCGGGCACGAGTACATGTGGGTTCTACCTGATGAGATTTATGTCGATTTTCATGGAGGACAACAACTGGAACATTATGGATGCCAAG AAATTAAAGCTCCCGACAAGTAAATTGTTGCCACATGCTTGTTTCGGCCTCGCTGAACAACTCTGTGGATTCATCTTCAATCATATCATCTCGTCAGATGGCGCATACAACATTTCAAAAGCTCCTACTGGGCTAGTGGGTTTCATCGAGGCTGGTTGCCCTAGTGACACTTTAGATAGCCGTTCAACAACCAAGGAGATGTAG